The Primulina tabacum isolate GXHZ01 chromosome 7, ASM2559414v2, whole genome shotgun sequence genome includes a window with the following:
- the LOC142552263 gene encoding uncharacterized protein LOC142552263, whose product MRKRTTKRAAAGKTQATPLTPVSDTAAERSPTLSPAKSPETLFNFNLNGLTNIASSSKKKSDEKVMKPSGLSPQKLQSLKNVSTISDLKNIAISNLDCIKRKLEMSHSEILKDIEAFQCRLRKRHKIQTQAFQQVVDEADKDYKKISERIKDGREATMASYAEFIAEAQATSSRFCETSIPVLEQTYEKGIAALRSRYGISSITV is encoded by the exons ATGAGGAAGAGAACGACGAAAAGAGCTGCGGCGGGGAAGACTCAGGCTACGCCGCTCACTCCGGTGTCTGACACTGCAGCAGAAAGAAGCCCCACGTTGTCACCGGCGAAGTCTCCGGAGACACTGTTTAACTTCAATCTCAATGGACTGACAAATATCGCCTCGTCATCGAAGAAGAAGAGTGATGAAAAGGTGATGAAGCCTTCCGGACTTTCTCCTCAGAAGTTGCAATCGCTCAAAAACGTGAGCACGATCAGTGATCTGAAAAACATCGCTATCTCGAACCTGGATTGCATCAAGCGGAAGCTGGAGATGTCGCATTCTGAGATTTTAAAGGACATCGAGGCATTTCAGTGTCGCCTCAGGAAACGACACAAG ATACAGACCCAAGCATTTCAGCAAGTGGTGGATGAAGCAGATAAGGATTATAAGAAGATTTCTGAGCGAATCAAAGATGGTCGAGAAGCAACGATG GCTTCATATGCAGAGTTTATAGCAGAAGCCCAAGCCACATCATCTCGTT TTTGTGAAACATCTATCCCTGTTCTTGAACAAACTTATGAGAAAGGCATAGCTGCACTTAGGAGCCGATATGGAATCTCGTCGATCACAGTTTGA
- the LOC142552265 gene encoding putative methyltransferase PMT20 isoform X2, translating into MKDKDGKPSSHPSKNSRAVPISLMFIVLCGFSFYLGGIFCSEKDRYVAKDISKSVETSKETAGGSPQMKAVTFPECGSEFQDYTPCTDPKRWKKYSLHRLSFLERHCPPAFEKKECIIPPPDGYKLPIRWPKSRDECWYRNVPYDWINKQKSNQHWLKKEGEKFLFPGGGTMFPNGVSLYVDLMQDLIPGMKDGTIRTAIDTGCGVASWGGDLLDRGILTVSLAPRDNHEAQVQFALERGIPAILGVISTQRLPFPSSSFDMAHCSRCLIPWTEFGGIYLLEINRVLRPGGFWVLSGPPVNYENRWRGWNTTIEEQKSDYEKLQELLTSMCFKLYKKKDDIAVWQKLSDSSCYNKLDAPDTYPPKCDDSLEPDSAWYTPIRGCVVTPNPKYKKLALESLPKWPERLHTAPERVSDIRGGSDGGFKNDDSKWKTRLKHYRKLLPAIGTDKIRNIVDMNTMYGGFAAGLVEYPSWVMNVVSSYAPNTLGVVYDRGLIGTYHDWCEAFSTYPRTYDLLHLDGLFTAESHRCEMKYVLLEMDRILRPNGYALIRESSYFMDAVATLAKGMRWGCRKEDTEYGVESERILICQKKLWYSSKKVQDNTD; encoded by the exons ATGAAGGATAAAGATGGAAAACCAAGTTCTCACCCTAGTAAAAATTCTAGGGCAGTTCCCATATCGTTAATGTTCATCGTGTTGTGTGGATTTTCGTTCTATCTTGGCGGAATTTTTTGTTCAGAAAAAGATAGATACGTGGCTAAAGATATCAGTAAATCTGTGGAAACATCGAAGGAAACGGCCGGAGGATCTCCTCAAATGAAAGCTGTAACTTTTCCCGAATGTGGCTCCGAATTTCAAGATTATACGCCCTGCACAGATCCGAAG AGATGGAAAAAGTACAGTCTTCATCGCCTTTCTTTTCTTGAAAGACATTGCCCTCCGGCGTTTGAAAAGAAAGAATGCATAATCCCCCCACCAGATGGTTATAAATTACCGATCAGATGGCCAAAGAGCAGGGACGAATGTTGGTACAG GAATGTCCCATATGATTGGATTAACAAACAAAAGTCTAATCAACATTGGCTTAAGAAAGAAGGGGAGAAGTTCCTCTTCCCCGGTGGTGGCACGATGTTTCCCAATGGTGTCAGTCTGTATGTTGATTTGATGCAAGATTTGATCCCGGGAATGAAAGATGGAACGATCCGAACTGCCATTGATACCGGATGTGGG GTGGCTAGCTGGGGAGGAGATTTACTCGACCGTGGGATCCTGACTGTCTCGCTTGCCCCGAGAGATAATCACGAGGCTCAAGTTCAATTTGCTCTAGAACGCGGAATTCCTGCAATTCTTGGTGTCATATCAACACAACGACTTCCTTTTCCATCAAGTTCTTTTGACATGGCACATTGCTCAAGATGCCTTATACCATGGACTGAATTCG GGGGAATTTACCTATTAGAGATAAACCGTGTTCTTCGGCCTGGTGGTTTCTGGGTTCTCTCCGGCCCTCCCGTGAACTATGAGAATCGTTGGAGGGGGTGGAATACGACCATTGAAGAGCAGAAATCGGATTATGAAAAGTTGCAAGAGTTGCTTACTTCAATGTGTTTCAAATTGTACAAGAAAAAAGATGACATTGCCGTCTGGCAGAAATTATCTGATAGCAGCTGTTATAATAAACTTGATGCTCCTGACACATATCCTCCAAAATGTGATGACAGTCTTGAACCCGATTCTGCATGGTACACTCCAATCCGAGGTTGTGTTGTTACTCCTAATCCGAAGTACAAAAAACTAGCATTAGAATCGCTCCCAAAATGGCCGGAAAGGCTGCATACTGCCCCCGAACGTGTTTCAGATATTCGTGGTGGAAGTGACGGTGGTTTCAAGAACGACGATAGTAAATGGAAGACACGACTAAAACACTACAGGAAGTTGCTCCCTGCTATTGGAACAGACAAGATAAGAAACATCGTCGACATGAACACTATGTACGGAGGTTTTGCTGCTGGTTTAGTTGAGTACCCTTCATGGGTCATGAATGTTGTTTCCTCTTATGCTCCTAATACACTTGGCGTAGTGTACGATAGAGGCCTCATCGGGACATATCATGACTG GTGTGAGGCTTTCTCAACATATCCTCGAACATACGATCTTCTTCATCTAGACGGCCTTTTCACCGCTGAAAGTCACAG GTGCGAAATGAAGTATGTTTTGCTCGAAATGGATCGTATCCTCCGGCCAAACGGGTACGCCTTAATTCGAGAATCGAGCTACTTCATGGATGCAGTGGCTACATTAGCTAAAGGGATGAGATGGGGCTGTCGGAAAGAAGACACTGAGTACGGTGTTGAATCAGAAAGGATTCTGATTTGCCAGAAGAAACTCTGGTATTCCTCAAAGAAAGTTCAAGATAATACAGATTAG
- the LOC142552265 gene encoding putative methyltransferase PMT20 isoform X1: MLLSFVSIFWINDWIFIANSILIVKNQETMKDKDGKPSSHPSKNSRAVPISLMFIVLCGFSFYLGGIFCSEKDRYVAKDISKSVETSKETAGGSPQMKAVTFPECGSEFQDYTPCTDPKRWKKYSLHRLSFLERHCPPAFEKKECIIPPPDGYKLPIRWPKSRDECWYRNVPYDWINKQKSNQHWLKKEGEKFLFPGGGTMFPNGVSLYVDLMQDLIPGMKDGTIRTAIDTGCGVASWGGDLLDRGILTVSLAPRDNHEAQVQFALERGIPAILGVISTQRLPFPSSSFDMAHCSRCLIPWTEFGGIYLLEINRVLRPGGFWVLSGPPVNYENRWRGWNTTIEEQKSDYEKLQELLTSMCFKLYKKKDDIAVWQKLSDSSCYNKLDAPDTYPPKCDDSLEPDSAWYTPIRGCVVTPNPKYKKLALESLPKWPERLHTAPERVSDIRGGSDGGFKNDDSKWKTRLKHYRKLLPAIGTDKIRNIVDMNTMYGGFAAGLVEYPSWVMNVVSSYAPNTLGVVYDRGLIGTYHDWCEAFSTYPRTYDLLHLDGLFTAESHRCEMKYVLLEMDRILRPNGYALIRESSYFMDAVATLAKGMRWGCRKEDTEYGVESERILICQKKLWYSSKKVQDNTD, encoded by the exons ATGCTCTTGAGCTTTGTATCGATATTTTGGATAAATGATTGGATCTTTATTGCAAATTCCATTCTG ATTGTTAAGAATCAAGAAACCATGAAGGATAAAGATGGAAAACCAAGTTCTCACCCTAGTAAAAATTCTAGGGCAGTTCCCATATCGTTAATGTTCATCGTGTTGTGTGGATTTTCGTTCTATCTTGGCGGAATTTTTTGTTCAGAAAAAGATAGATACGTGGCTAAAGATATCAGTAAATCTGTGGAAACATCGAAGGAAACGGCCGGAGGATCTCCTCAAATGAAAGCTGTAACTTTTCCCGAATGTGGCTCCGAATTTCAAGATTATACGCCCTGCACAGATCCGAAG AGATGGAAAAAGTACAGTCTTCATCGCCTTTCTTTTCTTGAAAGACATTGCCCTCCGGCGTTTGAAAAGAAAGAATGCATAATCCCCCCACCAGATGGTTATAAATTACCGATCAGATGGCCAAAGAGCAGGGACGAATGTTGGTACAG GAATGTCCCATATGATTGGATTAACAAACAAAAGTCTAATCAACATTGGCTTAAGAAAGAAGGGGAGAAGTTCCTCTTCCCCGGTGGTGGCACGATGTTTCCCAATGGTGTCAGTCTGTATGTTGATTTGATGCAAGATTTGATCCCGGGAATGAAAGATGGAACGATCCGAACTGCCATTGATACCGGATGTGGG GTGGCTAGCTGGGGAGGAGATTTACTCGACCGTGGGATCCTGACTGTCTCGCTTGCCCCGAGAGATAATCACGAGGCTCAAGTTCAATTTGCTCTAGAACGCGGAATTCCTGCAATTCTTGGTGTCATATCAACACAACGACTTCCTTTTCCATCAAGTTCTTTTGACATGGCACATTGCTCAAGATGCCTTATACCATGGACTGAATTCG GGGGAATTTACCTATTAGAGATAAACCGTGTTCTTCGGCCTGGTGGTTTCTGGGTTCTCTCCGGCCCTCCCGTGAACTATGAGAATCGTTGGAGGGGGTGGAATACGACCATTGAAGAGCAGAAATCGGATTATGAAAAGTTGCAAGAGTTGCTTACTTCAATGTGTTTCAAATTGTACAAGAAAAAAGATGACATTGCCGTCTGGCAGAAATTATCTGATAGCAGCTGTTATAATAAACTTGATGCTCCTGACACATATCCTCCAAAATGTGATGACAGTCTTGAACCCGATTCTGCATGGTACACTCCAATCCGAGGTTGTGTTGTTACTCCTAATCCGAAGTACAAAAAACTAGCATTAGAATCGCTCCCAAAATGGCCGGAAAGGCTGCATACTGCCCCCGAACGTGTTTCAGATATTCGTGGTGGAAGTGACGGTGGTTTCAAGAACGACGATAGTAAATGGAAGACACGACTAAAACACTACAGGAAGTTGCTCCCTGCTATTGGAACAGACAAGATAAGAAACATCGTCGACATGAACACTATGTACGGAGGTTTTGCTGCTGGTTTAGTTGAGTACCCTTCATGGGTCATGAATGTTGTTTCCTCTTATGCTCCTAATACACTTGGCGTAGTGTACGATAGAGGCCTCATCGGGACATATCATGACTG GTGTGAGGCTTTCTCAACATATCCTCGAACATACGATCTTCTTCATCTAGACGGCCTTTTCACCGCTGAAAGTCACAG GTGCGAAATGAAGTATGTTTTGCTCGAAATGGATCGTATCCTCCGGCCAAACGGGTACGCCTTAATTCGAGAATCGAGCTACTTCATGGATGCAGTGGCTACATTAGCTAAAGGGATGAGATGGGGCTGTCGGAAAGAAGACACTGAGTACGGTGTTGAATCAGAAAGGATTCTGATTTGCCAGAAGAAACTCTGGTATTCCTCAAAGAAAGTTCAAGATAATACAGATTAG
- the LOC142552264 gene encoding protein PAM68, chloroplastic-like, whose product MGTYSYSRAPTLSFPPPLTTTKQGISFPILCPSPSKNQSQFTHLNPVLATLNSPRGFGPKKTTKKSEKSKKNYDSDDDNEEEVDDGEEGVIPEIVTNRMISRMGLSVGIPLFVGLLFFPFFYYLRVGFKIDVPTWIPFIVSFIFFGTALLGVSYGIVSSSWDPMREGSLLGWNEAKKNWPVFWQSFWGGSKEK is encoded by the coding sequence ATGGGAACCTATTCATATTCCAGAGCACCAACCTTATCATTCCCACCTCCATTAACCACAACCAAACAAGGAATCTCATTCCCAATTCTTTGTCCATCCCCATCCAAAAACCAGTCCCAATTCACACACCTTAATCCTGTTTTAGCCACTCTAAATTCTCCAAGAGGCTTTGGCCCCAAAAAAACAACTAAGAAATCCGAGAAATCTAAGAAAAATTATGACAGTGATGATGATAATGAGGAAGAAGTGGATGACGGAGAAGAAGGCGTTATCCCAGAGATAGTGACCAACAGAATGATAAGCAGGATGGGATTATCAGTGGGAATCCCTCTTTTCGTTGGATTACTGTTCTTCCCATTCTTTTACTATCTCAGGGTGGGATTCAAAATTGATGTTCCCACCTGGATACCCTTCATTGTGTCGTTTATCTTCTTTGGGACTGCTCTTTTGGGGGTTAGTTATGGAATCGTGTCTTCTAGCTGGGATCCAATGAGGGAAGGCTCACTTTTGGGTTGGAATGAGGCTAAGAAGAATTGGCCTGTCTTCTGGCAGTCGTTCTGGGGTGGATCGAAAGAGAAGTAG
- the LOC142552261 gene encoding protein Brevis radix-like 1 → MLTCITCSKQRMEDGGEGTPRGTPNPKDTLKSLTAQIKDMALKVSGAYKCMPGQTDDNCNKRRPYPDFDTISEGVPCPFVQPGSSSNAPSWDFSRVGNRPARPDPRFSGGLDQSFSSQSREMVLEKEDESKEWMAQVEPGVQITFVSLPRGGNDLKRIRFSREMFNKWEAQRWWAENYDRIMELYNVQKFNQPTPDTPGRSEDGRDSTYPRLGSAMESPRMTPSVNKEWTPRYNLQGGNQHYNHGSSAYHNAGTKSETMEASRMTNSSRDEASISVSSANDIESEWIEEDEPGIYITIRQFPGGTRELRRVRFSREKFGEANAKLWWESNRDRIQSQYLC, encoded by the exons ATGTTGACGTGTATTACTTGCTCGAAGCAAAGAATGGAAGATGGGGGTGAGGGTACCCCGCGTGGGACTCCAAATCCTAAAGACACCCTCAAAAGCCTCACTGCCCAG ATCAAGGATATGGCATTGAAGGTTTCGGGAGCATACAAATGTATGCCCGGGCAGACAGATGACAACTGCAATAAGCGAAGACCTTACCCCGATTTCGATACAATTTCCGAGGGGGTTCCATGCCCTTTTGTGCAACCAGGAAGCTCAAGTAATGCTCCATCTTGGGATTTTTCAAGAGTCGGAAATCGTCCAGCTCGGCCTGACCCAAGATTTTCTGGTGGACTAGATCAATCTTTCTCATCTCAATCCAGAGAAATGGTGCTAGAGAAGGAAGATGAATCAAAAGAATGGATGGCACAAGTGGAGCCTGGTGTTCAGATTACTTTTGTGTCTCTTCCTCGAGGCGGGAACGATCTTAAAAGGATCCGTTTCAG CCGGGAGATGTTTAACAAATGGGAAGCACAGAGATGGTGGGCCGAAAATTACGACCGAATAATGGAGCTGTACAATGTCCAGAAATTCAATCAGCCAACTCCCGATACTCCAGGGAGATCAGAAGATGGA AGAGACTCAACGTATCCAAGGCTTGGATCAGCCATGGAAAGCCCTCGAATGACTCCATCAGTAAACAAGGAATGGACTCCAAGGTACAATCTCCAAGGTGGAAACCAACATTATAACCACGGATCCAGTGCATACCACAACGCTGGCACAAAGAGTGAGACTATGGAAGCATCAAGAATGACGAACTCATCTCGAGATGAGGCCTCAATATCGGTTAGCAGCGCAAATGACATTGAGTCCGAGTGGATTGAAGAAGATGAGCCAGGCATTTACATTACCATCAGACAATTTCCTGGCGGAACCAGAGAACTTCGACGAGTCAGATTCAG TCGCGAGAAATTCGGAGAGGCAAATGCGAAGCTTTGGTGGGAATCGAACCGGGATagaatacaatctcaatatctTTGCTAG